Proteins co-encoded in one Bacteroidota bacterium genomic window:
- a CDS encoding SDR family oxidoreductase — protein MFIVVTGASRGIGLEIVKQFLADEENTVLAVSRNARELDKLKKSNANLITVYGDLTKTSVLNSIASLIDKNGKRVDILINNAGAIVNKPFEKIKSEEIQQVYSVNVFAPFLLIQKLLPRMGKKSKSHIVNIGSMGGFQGSSKFAGLSAYSSSKSAIAGLTECLAEELKPKNITVNCLAIGAVQTEMLSKAFPGFKAPLQPQQMANYIVEFALTGHQYYNGKILPVSSTTP, from the coding sequence ATGTTTATTGTTGTAACAGGTGCTTCCCGCGGAATTGGCTTAGAAATTGTTAAACAATTTCTGGCTGATGAGGAAAATACAGTTTTGGCTGTTTCGCGCAACGCCCGTGAATTAGATAAGTTAAAAAAATCAAATGCCAATCTGATAACTGTTTATGGCGATTTAACAAAAACTTCCGTGTTAAACAGTATTGCTTCACTTATTGATAAAAACGGGAAACGTGTTGACATATTAATTAATAATGCCGGTGCAATCGTCAATAAACCATTTGAAAAAATCAAATCCGAAGAAATTCAACAAGTTTACTCTGTGAATGTTTTTGCTCCGTTTCTATTAATTCAAAAACTTCTTCCGCGGATGGGAAAAAAATCGAAATCTCACATCGTCAATATCGGAAGCATGGGTGGATTTCAAGGCAGTTCCAAATTTGCAGGATTAAGCGCTTATTCATCTTCCAAATCGGCCATTGCAGGATTAACAGAATGCTTAGCTGAAGAATTAAAACCTAAAAACATTACCGTTAATTGTTTGGCTATTGGTGCAGTGCAAACTGAAATGTTAAGTAAAGCTTTTCCAGGATTTAAAGCGCCGCTTCAACCTCAACAAATGGCTAATTACATTGTTGAGTTTGCGTTAACCGGACATCAATATTATAACGGAAAAATATTACCTGTTTCATCAACCACACCATAA
- a CDS encoding TonB-dependent receptor — MVKRLFVLFFLITFSAHAQNLKQTVRGVVLDKQTQSPIPGAVITILNSSPLKVASSDEDGKFRIDSVPIGRWSVKTTLISYKEKTQTVIITSSKEIVLTVELEENAFQAGEVVVVAEQDKTKTNNKMSTVSSRVFSAEDASRYAGSRNDPARMAANFAGVSGANDSRNDIIIRGNSPLGILWRLNGLDIPNPNHFGSMGSTGGPISILNNNTLDNSDFMSGAFPSDYGNATAGVFDLKMRTGNNEKYEYLAQIGFNGFELGAEGPFSKKKKGSYLVNYRYSTLAAFKYIGLDFGTGDAVPQYQDLTFKVDLPTEKAGKFAVWGIGGLSYVELLSSQQSKKNNLYGYSGRDTYFKANVGAGGISHTYLINSSSYTKFNIGASAQENLIIADRVDTAFTPWKINPEYRNNSLNIKYSGNFTYNKKFNARNFINTGFYYDFFNTTFIDSINNFDSLGFITLRNYRGNTSLARVFLQWQHKFTEKLSLITGVTYQYLLLNSSQAPEARLGLKYEINKKQTLSFGAGMHSQVQPLYLYFATAKTPTGNVETNKDLDFTKALHGVLAYDVNLFNSVRIKTELYYQYLYKIPVRSRKDYFSAINLGADFNSPNVDSLVSEGTGENYGIEITIEKFYSKGYYFLITGSFFESKYVASDKVYRNTAFNGNYVLNVLGGKEFKIKEKHVLALDVKATFAGGKRYVPVDLAASIAYGDEIRDGTQAYVKQYSPYFRLDVKPSYRLNTKRFTHEVSVDVQNVTRHDNVFQEIYDLNSKSIKTDYQLKFFIIPQYKLTF, encoded by the coding sequence ATAGTGAAACGCCTTTTTGTTTTATTCTTCTTAATCACATTTTCAGCGCATGCACAAAACTTAAAACAAACAGTGCGTGGTGTTGTGTTGGATAAACAAACTCAAAGTCCGATTCCGGGTGCTGTTATTACCATTTTAAATTCTTCACCGCTAAAAGTAGCCAGTTCAGATGAAGACGGAAAATTCCGAATCGATAGCGTTCCTATTGGAAGATGGAGTGTAAAAACAACACTTATTAGTTACAAAGAAAAAACACAAACCGTTATAATTACGAGTAGTAAGGAAATTGTATTAACAGTTGAGTTGGAAGAAAACGCGTTTCAGGCAGGGGAAGTTGTTGTTGTGGCCGAACAAGACAAAACTAAAACCAACAATAAAATGTCGACCGTTAGTTCGCGTGTGTTCTCCGCTGAAGATGCTTCACGCTATGCAGGTAGTCGTAACGACCCGGCGCGCATGGCTGCTAATTTTGCAGGAGTGAGTGGCGCGAATGATAGCAGAAACGACATCATCATTAGAGGAAATTCTCCACTAGGAATTTTGTGGCGATTAAATGGGTTGGATATTCCAAATCCTAATCACTTTGGATCGATGGGTTCAACAGGCGGACCCATCAGTATTTTAAACAATAACACACTTGATAATTCTGATTTCATGAGTGGTGCCTTTCCGTCGGATTATGGAAACGCTACTGCCGGTGTGTTTGATTTAAAAATGCGTACCGGTAACAATGAGAAATACGAATACTTGGCTCAAATTGGTTTTAATGGATTTGAATTAGGAGCTGAAGGCCCCTTCTCAAAAAAGAAAAAAGGTTCTTATCTCGTAAATTATCGCTACTCTACTCTAGCGGCTTTCAAATATATTGGATTAGATTTTGGAACCGGTGATGCCGTGCCGCAATATCAGGATTTGACATTTAAAGTAGATTTACCCACTGAGAAAGCCGGCAAATTTGCTGTTTGGGGTATAGGCGGACTCAGTTATGTGGAGCTTTTGTCGAGTCAACAATCCAAAAAAAATAATTTATATGGTTATAGCGGCAGAGATACTTATTTTAAAGCCAATGTTGGTGCCGGTGGTATATCACACACCTATTTAATTAACTCCTCCTCCTATACAAAATTCAACATTGGTGCCAGTGCGCAAGAAAATTTAATTATAGCCGACAGAGTTGATACAGCCTTTACACCTTGGAAAATAAATCCCGAATACCGCAACAATTCGCTTAATATTAAATACTCCGGCAACTTTACGTACAATAAAAAATTCAACGCCCGTAATTTTATTAATACAGGTTTCTATTATGATTTTTTCAATACTACATTTATTGACAGCATCAATAATTTTGACTCTCTCGGTTTTATAACCTTAAGAAATTACAGAGGAAATACATCGTTAGCACGTGTGTTTTTGCAATGGCAACATAAGTTTACCGAGAAACTCAGTTTAATAACCGGAGTAACTTATCAGTACTTATTGTTAAACTCATCGCAAGCGCCGGAAGCTCGATTAGGTTTAAAATATGAAATCAATAAAAAGCAAACACTGAGTTTCGGTGCAGGTATGCATAGTCAGGTACAGCCCTTGTATTTGTATTTCGCTACAGCCAAAACACCAACCGGAAATGTGGAGACCAATAAAGATTTAGATTTCACCAAAGCTTTGCATGGCGTTTTAGCGTATGATGTAAACTTATTTAATAGTGTTCGAATCAAAACAGAATTGTATTATCAATATCTGTACAAAATTCCGGTTCGAAGCAGAAAAGATTATTTCTCTGCCATAAATTTAGGCGCTGATTTTAATAGTCCGAATGTAGATAGTTTGGTGAGTGAAGGTACCGGCGAGAACTATGGTATTGAGATTACAATTGAGAAATTTTACAGCAAAGGTTATTACTTTTTGATTACCGGTTCTTTCTTTGAAAGTAAATATGTAGCAAGTGATAAAGTTTACCGTAATACAGCGTTCAATGGTAATTATGTGTTAAATGTTTTAGGCGGAAAAGAATTTAAGATAAAAGAAAAACATGTTTTGGCTTTGGATGTAAAAGCCACCTTTGCGGGAGGAAAACGTTACGTTCCTGTGGATTTAGCAGCCTCCATTGCTTACGGCGACGAAATACGCGATGGCACTCAAGCTTATGTAAAACAATATTCGCCTTATTTCCGACTGGATGTAAAACCAAGTTACCGCCTAAACACAAAACGTTTTACGCATGAAGTAAGTGTTGACGTACAAAATGTAACACGCCATGATAATGTGTTTCAGGAAATTTACGATTTAAACAGTAAGAGTATAAAAACCGATTATCAATTAAAGTTTTTTATAATTCCACAGTATAAATTGACGTTTTAG